A region from the Sulfitobacter sp. D7 genome encodes:
- a CDS encoding enoyl-CoA hydratase-related protein — MDYETITYALTDDVALITLNRADKMNALTTQMRAELTHAVTEGGRAARVVVLTGAGRAFCSGQDLADRAGGVADLEKTLREEYAPLLRAIINCPVPTIAAVNGPAAGAGANIALAADVVFASESAYFMQAFTRIGLIPDAGGTYALPRQMGMAKAMGAALFADKITARQADDWGMIWQAVPDAEFDAHWRTKAAQLAAGPTAAYAEAKKAIRASWDNGLEDQLSLEAEAQGRCGKSQDFAEGVTAFTQKRSPKFQGR, encoded by the coding sequence ATGGACTATGAAACGATCACCTATGCGCTGACCGATGATGTCGCGCTGATCACGCTGAACCGCGCCGACAAGATGAATGCGCTGACCACCCAAATGCGGGCGGAGCTGACACATGCGGTGACCGAAGGCGGGCGCGCGGCGCGGGTCGTGGTCCTGACGGGGGCGGGCCGGGCCTTTTGCTCGGGGCAGGACTTGGCCGACCGGGCAGGCGGCGTCGCCGATCTGGAGAAAACGCTGCGCGAAGAATATGCCCCGCTGCTGCGCGCCATTATCAACTGCCCCGTGCCGACCATCGCCGCCGTGAACGGTCCGGCGGCGGGGGCGGGGGCGAATATCGCGCTGGCCGCCGATGTCGTCTTTGCCAGTGAGAGCGCTTATTTCATGCAGGCTTTTACCCGCATTGGCTTGATCCCTGACGCGGGCGGCACCTATGCGCTGCCGCGCCAGATGGGCATGGCCAAGGCGATGGGCGCGGCCCTTTTCGCCGATAAGATCACCGCGCGGCAGGCCGATGACTGGGGCATGATCTGGCAAGCCGTACCGGATGCCGAATTCGACGCCCATTGGCGCACCAAGGCCGCGCAACTGGCCGCCGGTCCCACAGCGGCCTATGCAGAGGCCAAGAAAGCGATCCGCGCGTCTTGGGACAATGGGTTGGAGGATCAACTGTCGCTCGAGGCCGAAGCGCAGGGCCGCTGCGGAAAGTCACAAGACTTTGCCGAAGGGGTCACGGCCTTTACCCAAAAGCGCAGCCCCAAGTTTCAGGGTCGGTAA